In Polynucleobacter sp. MWH-S4W17, a genomic segment contains:
- the yjgA gene encoding ribosome biogenesis factor YjgA, with product MHINEKNRTPKLVDPDDGPSKSELKRQMTERQKLAEVLAALSSDALKTIPMDEAIKAAVAETNKIKSFEAIRRHKQYLGKLMRFLDEEELDAIQKRLDAIQGVSKAETAKLHFLESYRDRLIANDEVFTKMIEQYPDMDIQNMRTLIRNARREKEQNKPPKAYREIFRVLKDMGL from the coding sequence ATGCATATTAATGAGAAGAATCGCACTCCCAAGCTAGTTGACCCTGATGATGGGCCCAGCAAGTCAGAACTAAAGCGCCAAATGACCGAACGCCAGAAGTTGGCTGAAGTTTTGGCAGCTTTGAGCAGTGATGCCTTAAAAACGATTCCCATGGATGAGGCCATTAAGGCTGCGGTTGCAGAGACCAATAAAATTAAAAGCTTTGAAGCGATTCGCCGTCATAAGCAATATCTTGGAAAACTCATGCGCTTCTTAGACGAAGAGGAATTAGACGCGATCCAGAAGCGCTTGGATGCGATTCAGGGTGTAAGTAAAGCTGAAACTGCCAAGCTACATTTTTTAGAAAGCTATCGCGATCGACTGATTGCGAATGATGAAGTCTTCACTAAGATGATTGAACAATATCCCGATATGGATATTCAGAATATGCGCACCTTAATTCGGAATGCGCGTCGCGAAAAAGAACAAAACAAACCACCTAAGGCCTACCGCGAAATTTTTCGCGTTCTTAAAGATATGGGCCTTTAA
- a CDS encoding helix-turn-helix domain-containing protein, with translation MTQSMTAEDLYAHVQKMPSKERIKFFSLIAVNAFQENDYTHEQVFGHLRNATFSAEEAAEFLEISLPTLRRYVQAGRLKPTSFIGRSQLFSSADLKLLKQKINKE, from the coding sequence ATGACTCAATCCATGACAGCAGAGGATCTATATGCGCACGTGCAAAAAATGCCCTCAAAAGAACGTATTAAATTTTTCTCATTAATTGCCGTCAATGCGTTTCAGGAGAATGACTATACGCATGAGCAAGTATTTGGACACCTCCGAAACGCGACTTTCTCAGCAGAAGAGGCAGCAGAATTTTTAGAAATCTCACTTCCCACCTTGCGAAGGTACGTTCAGGCTGGCAGATTAAAGCCTACATCATTCATTGGAAGAAGCCAGTTATTTTCTAGTGCCGATCTGAAACTACTAAAGCAGAAAATCAACAAAGAATAG
- a CDS encoding type II toxin-antitoxin system RelE/ParE family toxin produces MRTTYKKSFAQLVKKASRPLQLTIEMRIAEVCDNPRIGQQKLGDLQGVFVYKFR; encoded by the coding sequence ATGAGAACCACCTATAAAAAATCCTTTGCCCAACTAGTAAAAAAGGCCTCCAGGCCTCTGCAGTTAACAATTGAAATGAGGATCGCTGAAGTTTGCGATAACCCGAGGATAGGCCAACAAAAGCTTGGTGATCTGCAGGGGGTATTTGTTTACAAGTTTCGCTAA
- a CDS encoding GMC family oxidoreductase, with product MTQANTYDYIIIGAGSAGCMLAKRLTENPNKKVLLIEAGKNDNYIWIHIPVGYLYCIDNPRADWRFKTAAEKGLNGRSLLYPRGRVLGGCSSINGMIYMRGQAGDYESWVQATGDDSWSWENALRRYKSFEDYHSAANEWHGKGGEWTVSRQRLRWPIMDRFKEAAVEAGIPASEDFNCGDNFGVGYFDVSQRAGWRLNTSKAFLRDAAKRSNLTVLTQAIVTKLKIDPATKNCLGVEYIKDGQSREALCAIEQGGEVLLSAGAIGSVQILERSGVGAAAHLKQLGIPVIADLPGVGENLQDHLQLRMVYKVNGIKTLNTKANTLLGKLMIGLEYLFKRSGPMSMAPSQLGAFAYSSPEQKRANVEYHVQPLSLEKFGEDLHSFNAFTASVCNVRPTSRGCVHINSIDPEAPPVISPNYLSTDEDRKVAAESLRLTRKIAQQAALGPYAPEEYKPGVQYQTDDELVKAAGDIGTTIFHPVGTCKMGRDNDPMAVLDSELRVRGIHHLRVVDASAMPTITSGNTAAPTMMIAERVAELLTRA from the coding sequence ATGACTCAAGCAAATACTTACGATTACATCATCATCGGAGCGGGTAGTGCTGGCTGCATGTTGGCTAAGCGTTTAACTGAAAATCCCAATAAGAAGGTCTTGTTGATTGAGGCTGGCAAAAACGATAACTACATCTGGATTCACATTCCAGTTGGGTACTTGTATTGCATCGATAACCCAAGGGCGGATTGGCGTTTTAAAACAGCTGCTGAAAAAGGCTTGAATGGCCGCTCATTGTTGTATCCCCGCGGGCGTGTTTTGGGCGGATGCTCATCTATTAACGGCATGATTTATATGCGCGGCCAAGCGGGCGATTACGAATCTTGGGTGCAAGCAACGGGTGACGATTCTTGGTCTTGGGAAAACGCACTGAGGCGCTACAAATCATTTGAGGATTACCACAGCGCTGCAAATGAGTGGCATGGTAAGGGTGGTGAGTGGACTGTTTCAAGGCAGCGCTTACGTTGGCCCATCATGGATCGCTTCAAAGAGGCCGCAGTTGAAGCAGGTATACCAGCCTCAGAGGACTTCAATTGTGGTGATAACTTTGGCGTGGGTTACTTCGATGTGAGTCAACGTGCTGGTTGGCGCTTAAATACTTCCAAAGCTTTTTTAAGGGACGCAGCAAAGCGATCCAATCTCACGGTGTTAACTCAAGCCATTGTTACTAAGCTCAAAATTGATCCCGCTACTAAAAATTGTCTTGGGGTTGAATACATCAAGGATGGCCAATCCCGCGAAGCCTTATGTGCCATCGAGCAGGGTGGCGAAGTGTTATTGAGTGCAGGCGCGATTGGTAGTGTACAAATACTGGAGCGCTCCGGTGTTGGCGCTGCTGCACATTTAAAGCAATTGGGCATCCCTGTGATCGCTGATCTCCCGGGTGTTGGCGAGAACTTACAAGATCACTTACAGTTGCGCATGGTGTACAAGGTGAATGGTATTAAGACCTTGAACACCAAAGCCAATACGCTGTTAGGAAAGTTGATGATTGGCTTGGAGTATCTCTTCAAGCGATCTGGCCCAATGTCAATGGCGCCATCACAGCTCGGTGCATTTGCCTATAGTTCACCAGAGCAAAAGCGTGCCAATGTGGAATATCACGTACAACCTTTGTCATTAGAAAAGTTTGGTGAAGACTTGCATTCATTTAATGCCTTTACGGCAAGCGTTTGCAATGTACGCCCTACCTCGAGGGGTTGCGTTCACATCAATTCGATCGACCCCGAAGCGCCACCAGTCATTAGCCCAAATTATTTGTCGACTGATGAAGATCGCAAGGTAGCAGCAGAATCTCTGCGCTTAACTCGTAAGATTGCCCAGCAGGCCGCCCTAGGTCCTTACGCTCCTGAGGAATACAAACCGGGCGTGCAATATCAAACGGATGATGAGCTGGTTAAAGCGGCGGGGGACATTGGTACAACCATCTTCCATCCGGTGGGCACTTGCAAGATGGGTCGCGATAACGATCCGATGGCGGTGCTCGACTCTGAATTACGCGTGAGGGGCATTCATCATCTGCGTGTAGTCGATGCTTCGGCGATGCCTACGATTACCTCAGGCAATACTGCTGCCCCCACCATGATGATCGCTGAGCGCGTGGCGGAATTGCTGACGCGTGCCTAA
- a CDS encoding EamA family transporter has protein sequence MPKTSQKSYSLPASHLLLALAIVAVWGTNFVVIKLSLTAFPPFLFAALRYTFAFLPLVFFVPRPKTSWVNLCIYGLAVGVGQFGVLYFAIDGRISPGLASLVIQTQVFFTIGFAMFFAKERLRTYQMLAVLVAMTGLGIIALHTDATTTFLGLALVVFTGFSWGVANTVSRRAGSINMLAYVVWASAFAIPPLFAISFLFEGGWEHMNTSLTSAPVGAWAGVLWQSWGNTIFGYSAWAWLLSKHPAAVVAPAPLLVPIFGMGAAAYFLGESLPAWKILAAGLVILGLIINLFWPNIERSLKQRFS, from the coding sequence GTGCCTAAGACTTCACAGAAAAGCTATTCATTACCCGCTAGTCATCTATTGCTGGCGTTAGCCATTGTGGCAGTGTGGGGCACGAACTTTGTCGTGATTAAATTGTCACTCACAGCTTTTCCACCATTTTTATTTGCCGCACTGAGATATACCTTTGCATTTCTTCCTCTGGTCTTTTTTGTGCCAAGACCTAAAACATCTTGGGTCAATCTTTGTATTTATGGTTTGGCAGTGGGCGTGGGGCAGTTCGGAGTTCTGTACTTTGCGATCGATGGTCGTATCTCCCCGGGCCTCGCTTCTCTGGTGATTCAGACTCAGGTATTTTTTACTATTGGCTTTGCGATGTTTTTTGCCAAAGAGCGTTTACGTACTTATCAAATGCTGGCGGTGCTAGTTGCCATGACTGGCTTGGGAATTATTGCGCTGCACACCGATGCCACAACCACCTTCTTGGGGCTTGCTTTGGTGGTATTTACCGGCTTTTCTTGGGGGGTTGCCAATACGGTTAGCCGCAGGGCAGGCTCTATTAATATGCTGGCCTATGTGGTTTGGGCGAGCGCTTTTGCGATTCCTCCTCTATTTGCGATTTCTTTCCTTTTTGAGGGCGGGTGGGAGCACATGAATACTTCCTTAACCTCAGCTCCAGTAGGGGCATGGGCCGGCGTACTTTGGCAGTCCTGGGGGAATACCATCTTTGGCTATTCGGCTTGGGCCTGGCTCCTTTCTAAGCATCCGGCGGCAGTGGTGGCGCCTGCGCCTTTGCTGGTACCTATTTTTGGCATGGGGGCTGCAGCCTATTTCTTAGGAGAGTCTTTGCCGGCATGGAAAATTTTGGCAGCAGGTCTGGTAATCCTTGGACTGATCATCAACCTTTTTTGGCCAAATATTGAACGTAGCCTTAAGCAGCGATTTTCATAA
- a CDS encoding ABC transporter substrate-binding protein, with product MNIRHHIFAVAAAAMLTTGAYAADIKLGVAGPFTGGSSSMGVSMRDGVRLAAKEINAAGGINGNKIVLVERDDEAKNERGVQIAQELINNEKVVATLGYINTGVALASQRFYQEAKIPVFNNVATGTLITHQFPNAAENYVFRNAAADNIQAPMIAKEAVEKRGLKKVAILADSTNYGQLGREDLEKALKGYGVTPVATEKFNIGDVDMTSQLLKAKNAGADVVLTYAIGPELAQIANGMAKLGWKKPIIGSWTLSMASFIDTAGKNGNGATMPETFIQQPATTPKRKVFVDTYLKEFKPKNGIIASPVSAAQGYDSVYLLAAAIKQANSTEGPKILAALQDLKTPVDGVVMTYNKPFTATDHEAIKAKDVVMGVVENGRVEFLNAEDATAKKK from the coding sequence ATGAACATTCGTCATCACATTTTTGCAGTAGCCGCTGCTGCAATGCTTACAACCGGCGCTTATGCTGCCGATATCAAACTTGGTGTTGCAGGTCCATTTACTGGTGGTTCATCCTCAATGGGTGTCAGTATGCGTGACGGTGTTCGCCTTGCTGCAAAAGAAATTAATGCTGCTGGTGGTATCAACGGCAACAAAATCGTTTTGGTTGAGCGCGATGATGAAGCGAAAAACGAGCGTGGCGTACAAATTGCACAAGAATTGATTAACAATGAAAAAGTAGTTGCTACTTTGGGTTACATCAACACTGGTGTTGCATTGGCCTCACAGCGCTTCTATCAAGAAGCAAAGATTCCAGTATTTAATAACGTTGCAACAGGTACATTGATTACTCATCAGTTCCCAAATGCTGCTGAAAACTATGTTTTCCGTAATGCTGCAGCTGACAACATTCAAGCACCAATGATCGCTAAAGAAGCGGTTGAGAAGCGTGGTTTGAAAAAAGTAGCCATTTTGGCTGACTCAACAAACTACGGTCAGTTAGGCCGCGAGGACTTAGAGAAGGCATTGAAAGGTTATGGCGTTACTCCAGTTGCAACTGAAAAGTTCAACATCGGTGACGTTGACATGACTTCACAATTACTCAAGGCAAAGAATGCTGGCGCTGATGTTGTTTTGACTTACGCAATTGGACCTGAGTTGGCACAAATTGCTAACGGTATGGCAAAGTTGGGTTGGAAAAAGCCAATCATTGGTAGCTGGACATTGTCTATGGCTAGCTTCATTGATACAGCCGGTAAGAACGGTAACGGTGCAACCATGCCTGAGACTTTCATTCAGCAGCCTGCAACTACTCCAAAGCGTAAGGTATTCGTAGATACATACCTAAAAGAGTTCAAGCCAAAGAACGGCATCATTGCTTCTCCAGTATCAGCAGCTCAAGGTTACGATTCTGTATACCTATTGGCTGCAGCTATCAAGCAGGCAAACAGCACAGAGGGACCAAAGATTTTGGCGGCATTGCAAGATCTGAAGACTCCAGTTGACGGCGTTGTAATGACTTATAACAAGCCATTTACTGCGACTGACCATGAGGCTATCAAGGCAAAAGACGTGGTGATGGGTGTAGTTGAAAATGGCCGCGTTGAGTTCTTAAATGCTGAGGATGCTACAGCGAAAAAGAAGTAA
- a CDS encoding branched-chain amino acid ABC transporter permease produces MDMFAQILSSGIAVGMIYAVIAFGFQLTFATSGTLNFGQGEALMLGALVGLTCVDTFGMNYWVMIPVVCLFGMLQGSFVELIGVRPAIKIKSEFGWIMSTIALGIIFKNVAENIWGRDALPFPSPLPMEPMSFLGANILPMEILVVVGALVMMLLVEFFNRKTIYGKAVVATANDRDAAGLMGINTSVVITFSYALSSLTAAFAGVLIAPLTLTGATMGGALGLKAFAVAIIGGLSSGLGIIVGGLILGIVETATGFYISTGYKDVPGLILLLLVLAYKPSGLFGKSAIKKV; encoded by the coding sequence ATGGACATGTTTGCACAAATCCTCTCGAGCGGCATAGCGGTGGGGATGATCTACGCGGTCATCGCTTTCGGCTTTCAGCTCACATTTGCCACATCTGGCACCTTGAACTTCGGTCAGGGTGAAGCGCTGATGTTAGGTGCTCTTGTAGGTTTAACTTGCGTAGATACCTTTGGCATGAATTACTGGGTGATGATTCCAGTGGTTTGCTTGTTTGGTATGTTGCAAGGTAGCTTTGTAGAGCTCATCGGCGTACGTCCTGCAATCAAGATTAAATCGGAGTTTGGTTGGATTATGTCTACCATCGCTCTCGGCATTATTTTCAAGAACGTGGCTGAAAATATTTGGGGTCGTGATGCATTGCCATTTCCATCGCCGTTACCAATGGAGCCAATGAGTTTCTTGGGTGCAAATATTCTCCCAATGGAAATTTTAGTAGTCGTTGGCGCATTAGTGATGATGTTGTTGGTAGAGTTCTTTAACCGCAAAACTATTTACGGTAAAGCGGTTGTTGCGACAGCAAACGACCGTGATGCAGCTGGCTTGATGGGTATTAATACCAGCGTAGTCATTACCTTCTCTTATGCACTTTCTTCTTTAACTGCAGCGTTCGCGGGCGTATTGATTGCACCTTTGACCCTGACTGGCGCAACCATGGGCGGCGCTTTAGGCCTGAAGGCTTTCGCAGTTGCGATTATTGGCGGCTTATCTAGCGGCCTCGGCATTATTGTTGGCGGCTTGATTCTTGGTATTGTAGAAACGGCAACTGGTTTTTATATCTCTACTGGTTACAAAGATGTGCCTGGTTTGATTTTGTTATTGCTTGTATTGGCGTACAAACCATCTGGTCTCTTCGGTAAATCTGCGATTAAGAAAGTTTAA